GATTCGTTCAATATCGCATGATGCGTGATTACCTACTGTTGCTTGTCGTTGGTTGTATGTTTAATGACTTCATAAACTTTTATCCGGACAATATAATAGTTGCTATTATCTTTTTTCGGCTTTGGTTTGACTATAGAGAGATTACCAGGAAACAAAGCTTTTCAGAAAAAATCACGCCAACTCTGGGACATCAACCCGTGGTGTGGGAGAGGTGACGAAGGAGACTATGAAAGCGGTATTTCTTGATAGAGATGGGACCATAAATCAGGATGATGGCTACACCCACAAGATCCAGGACTTTAGGTTTTTGGATTTTGCAATTAAGGGTATGCAACGTTTCTATAACGCGGGTTATGGGATTTTCATCATAACCAATCAATCTGGCATAGCGCGGGGCTACTACAATATGCACGACATCAACGTTCTTCACTCTTATGTTAGTGAGTACCTTAGAGGTTGGGGTATTCAAATAGAGGAATTTCTGGTGTGCCCGCATCATCCGGATTACACAGGTCCGTGCAACTGTAGAAAACCAGGGAATGAACTGCTAGAACGTGCGATAGATAAGTATAACGTCCAGCGGGCCGGGTCTTGGCTGATTGGGGATAGGTTGTCTGATCAGTTAGCCGCAACGAAATCCGGACTGGAATTCATCAGAATCCTGGGTTCAAAAGATGACTTCCCTGACGAAACTATCGAAGCTAGAGATATTTTGGAAGCATATAATATTATCCAAAGATACTCTACTAATGTGGGTGATATTCATGAGTGAATTACTTTTGGAGCATCTATTAAATCGTTATCCGAACCTTAATGAATGCTCGACGTCCTTGAAAACGGCGCACCGCTTATTGGTCGGTACGGTTGTGAACGATGGCTTGATAATGACCTGTGGAAACGGTGGTAGTGCAGCAGACAGTGAACACATCGTAGGTGAGCTTATGAAGGGATTCGAGAAAAAGAGGTCTCTTACAGGCCCAAGCACGGAGCTTTTTGCAGATTACGGGGTTGATGGAGGATACATAGCAGAAAACCTTCAAGGGGGGATCCGTGCAATTTCTCTGGTCAGTCAAACTGCCTTGATGACTGCCTATATGAATGATGCAAAACCTGATTTAATTTTTGCGCAACAGGTATGGGCGTATGGCAGAGCGGGGGATGCCTTAATATGTATCAGTACATCAGGGAACTCAAAAAACGTTTTGTATGCAGCTAAAACGGCACGAGCTAAAGGAGTGAGGGTAATTGCTCTGACAGGAAAAAGTGGTGGAGCGCTTCAGGATGTGTCAGATGTGGCGATTAAAGTTCCAGCAAGCCTCACCCTAGAGGTGCAGGAACTACATCTTCCCGTCTACCACTATCTCTGTTTAGCTCTTGAACAGGCCTTTTATTTGGATTGAACGGGGGAATATGATGGAGGCTATTATTTTAGCGGGTGGATTAGGTACGCGACTCGCGTCGGTATTAGGATCCAAGTACCCTAAGCCGTTGGCTCCGATCAATGATAAACCTTTCTTATATTACTTGGTGTCAAACCTTAAGAATCAAGGCGTAGACAGGTTAGTGCTAGCTTGCGGGTATCTCTCTGAAATGATTGAATATGAGGTTTGCGAAGGGGAAACATCCAGATTAGGTATTGAGACTTGTATTGTAAAAGAGGATCCCCACACGTTACTCGGCACGGCTGGGGCAGTTCGAAACGCAATAAAATCTGTGGCTTCACCTGACGTATTCCTGTGCAATGGTGACACATACAGTGATATCGATCTAAAGTCTATGCTAGAGTACCATCAGGAAAAGGCGGCGGATATTACCATAGCTCTCACTGGGGCATCTGAATCAGACAGGTATGGCTCTATCGTTCTAGGGGCAAATGGGCGCGTAAAGGATTTTGTGTCAAATCAGAATAGTGGTCCGGCACTGATAAACTCTGGTACATACATTATTCGAAGAACTCTAATTTCAGAAGTAATAGAAGAAGGCAAAGCAATGTCTTTGGAACATGAGTTTTTACCACATATAATCGGGAACGGTGTCGCTGAGGTATATGGGTTTGTGTGGAAGGGCTATTTTAGAGATATTGGGGTTCCGGTTGATTACAAAGCTTTTGTGAATGACGTTGCAGAAAATAAGATATCCTTTCAATAAGGTAGGGGGAATGTGAGTTGGAAATTGTAAGAGCAAAAGCGCCAGCGAGGGTCTCGTTTGCCGGGGGAGGTACTGATACTGAACCGTATATGTCCATGTATGGAGGGTGCGTGATCAGTTGTACTATTAACAAGTACTCATATGTTACGTTGCGTCCAAATAACACTGGCCATATAAATATCGAGTCCCTGGATCTAGGGTCTTCGGTACGGTATTCGATGGATAGTCCTCCTCCTTTTGATGGAAAGCTTGATTTAGCAAAGGTCTCAATATCCAAACTTATGGATGTAACAGAGAGGACCGGTATAGACGTAGTTACTTCTTCAGAAGTCCCTCCTGGCAGCGGGTTGGGCACGTCTTCCACTATGATGGTTGCATTGATAGCCGCAATCAAAGAATACACTGGCATGAAGTTAAGTAAATATGAAATTGCTCATTTGGCATATAAATTTGAACGGGAAGATCTAGGCCTGAGAGGAGGACACCAAGACCAGTACGCGGCTGCATTTGGTGGATTTAACTTCATTGAATTCTCAAAGGGTGGTGTACTGGTCACGCCCCTGAGATTGCCTGACGATGTTCTAAATGAACTTCAACTTAACCTTTTGCTGTGTTACACCGGTGAAAATCATATTTCTGCGAACATAATTGAGGATCAGTCCCTGAATGTGAGCAACGGGAGAATTGACACAATCGATGGCATGCATATGCAGGTTGAACTTGCCACTGAGATGAAAAATCACTTAATGAAAGGGTTTGTAGAGGAATTCGGACGTATGCTAGGAGTAGCTTGGAACTACAAAAAAAAGATGTCGTCTAAGATTAGCAATGACAACATTGACGCTATGTATGAACTCGCAGTACGTAATGGTGCGCTTGGAGGAAAGTTGCTAGGTGCTGGCGCTGGAGGGTATCTTCTGTTGTTTGTTCCACCGGAACGTCAAGGGGCCGTAAAGTGGGCTCTGACCGCTGCTGGGGGTCAATTTTCAGACCTGAAGTTTGATTT
The Alicyclobacillus curvatus genome window above contains:
- a CDS encoding HAD family hydrolase translates to MTKETMKAVFLDRDGTINQDDGYTHKIQDFRFLDFAIKGMQRFYNAGYGIFIITNQSGIARGYYNMHDINVLHSYVSEYLRGWGIQIEEFLVCPHHPDYTGPCNCRKPGNELLERAIDKYNVQRAGSWLIGDRLSDQLAATKSGLEFIRILGSKDDFPDETIEARDILEAYNIIQRYSTNVGDIHE
- a CDS encoding SIS domain-containing protein, which codes for MSELLLEHLLNRYPNLNECSTSLKTAHRLLVGTVVNDGLIMTCGNGGSAADSEHIVGELMKGFEKKRSLTGPSTELFADYGVDGGYIAENLQGGIRAISLVSQTALMTAYMNDAKPDLIFAQQVWAYGRAGDALICISTSGNSKNVLYAAKTARAKGVRVIALTGKSGGALQDVSDVAIKVPASLTLEVQELHLPVYHYLCLALEQAFYLD
- a CDS encoding NTP transferase domain-containing protein, with the translated sequence MMEAIILAGGLGTRLASVLGSKYPKPLAPINDKPFLYYLVSNLKNQGVDRLVLACGYLSEMIEYEVCEGETSRLGIETCIVKEDPHTLLGTAGAVRNAIKSVASPDVFLCNGDTYSDIDLKSMLEYHQEKAADITIALTGASESDRYGSIVLGANGRVKDFVSNQNSGPALINSGTYIIRRTLISEVIEEGKAMSLEHEFLPHIIGNGVAEVYGFVWKGYFRDIGVPVDYKAFVNDVAENKISFQ
- a CDS encoding GHMP kinase, producing the protein MEIVRAKAPARVSFAGGGTDTEPYMSMYGGCVISCTINKYSYVTLRPNNTGHINIESLDLGSSVRYSMDSPPPFDGKLDLAKVSISKLMDVTERTGIDVVTSSEVPPGSGLGTSSTMMVALIAAIKEYTGMKLSKYEIAHLAYKFEREDLGLRGGHQDQYAAAFGGFNFIEFSKGGVLVTPLRLPDDVLNELQLNLLLCYTGENHISANIIEDQSLNVSNGRIDTIDGMHMQVELATEMKNHLMKGFVEEFGRMLGVAWNYKKKMSSKISNDNIDAMYELAVRNGALGGKLLGAGAGGYLLLFVPPERQGAVKWALTAAGGQFSDLKFDFGGCQSWSVGASEVYRQLVSLS